One window from the genome of Ciona intestinalis unplaced genomic scaffold, KH HT001066.1, whole genome shotgun sequence encodes:
- the zf(traf/ring)-3 gene encoding zinc finger protein, producing MLKTTHLENSMDNNLTTTVDAVNGINDETVGYDYEFIPSLDNKYMCPICLLALRDPVQTECGHRFCHLCILRCIRSKASCPVDQITLFSNQLFQDRSAHREVLDLKAKCPNIGCDLVVELRNIKNHIAKCPHRRTPCKNGCGLELLEQDLVHHETSQCPNRPVTCPTCQQEYAFSAEKEHEEECKQYEPVLCEHCNHEVKRYKLKQHMSSECPQAPIKCVFDKVGCHQQYPRHDIKTHMENTTQIHLQYLLSFIMNLQKQNDELQESLKVAKLKLDKTTAKENESSDATVSDRLRFESVNISDGNIYSPNHEAASENDEIDEIDRIKVENKRREEAMVSSASSSSASSPLVGATGEPLNNHLHLTMMVNKQTDQDGKIVRLDHHVRELMAKMETQILQIKDIQNRLTGMEQRIDNQELRCCNGLYYWKIKDYAQLRRAACLGEMPVLHSPGFYTSPQGYRMCIRANLDGVESAQGTHLSLFVHLMKGDFDDVLPWPFCGSITLTVINQKELPSQRAHVSEMLESRANLMAFQRPITERNQKGYGYIDFLPLNLIETEGFIKSDTLVIKAQVHVYELSLQ from the exons ATGTTGAAGACAACCCATTTGGAAAACTCGATGGACAACAATCTTACAACCACCGTTGATGCTGTGAATGGAATAAACGATGAAACAGTTG GATATGATTATGAATTCATCCCATCTTTGGACAACAAGTATATGTGCCCTATCTGTTTGTTGGCATTACGTGATCCTGTTCAAACAGAATGTGGGCATAGATTTTGCCATCTGTGTATATTACGCTGTATCAG aagCAAAGCCAGTTGCCCAGTTGACcaaataacattgttttccAACCAACTTTTCCAAGATCGCTCAGCTCACAGGGAGGTTTTGGACTTGAAAGCAAAATGTCCCAACATTGGATGTGATTTGGTTGTGGAATTGCGCAATATTAAG AACCACATAGCAAAGTGCCCACATAGGAGAACACCATGCAAGAATGGCTGTGGGTTGGAGTTGTTAGAACAAGACTTGGTGCACCATGAGACAAGCCAGTGTCCAAATAGACCTGTGACTTGCCCAACATGCCAACAGGAATATGCTTTCTCTGCAGAAAAG GAACACGAGGAAGAATGTAAACAATATGAACCTGTGCTATGCGAACATTGCAATCATGAAGTTAAAAGATATAAA ttaaaacaacaCATGAGCAGTGAATGCCCGCAAGCTCCAATTAAATGTGTGTTTGATAAAGTAGGATGCCATCAAcag TACCCCCGTCACGACATCAAGACGCATATGGAGAATACAACTCAAATTCACCTCCAATATTTACTAAGTTTTATCatgaatttacaaaaacaaaacgacGAGCTTCAAGAAAGCTTAAAAGTTGCCAAATTAAAActcgacaaaacaacagcaaagGAGAATGAATCTTCG GACGCCACTGTTTCTGATCGCCTTAGATTTGAATCTGTCAATATTTCCGATGGAAACATTTATTCCCCCAATCATGAAGCTGCTTCAG AAAACGATGAAATTGATGAAATTGACCGGATCAAAGTTGAGAACAAACGAAGGGAAGAAGCAATGGTTTCGTCAGCATCGTCGTCCAGTGCTTCATCTCCACTAGTGGGGGCCACAGGGGAACCACTGAACAACCATCTCCATCTAACGATGATGGtgaacaaacaaacagacCAGGACGGGAAAATTGTCAG ACTTGACCACCACGTGCGTGAACTGATGGCGAAGATGGAAACGCAAATATTACAAATCAAAGATATTCAAAACAGACTGACTGGGATGGAACAAAGGATTGATAACCAGGAGTTGAG aTGTTGCAATGGATTATATTATTGGAAAATTAAAGATTACGCACAATTACGCAGAGCAGCGTGTCTCGGTGAAATGCCGGTCTTACACAG CCCAGGTTTCTACACAAGTCCCCAAGGTTATAGGATGTGTATCCGTGCCAACCTTGATGGGGTGGAAAGCGCACAAGGAACCCATCTTTCCTTATTTGTTCATCTCATGAAAGGAGATTTTGATGATGTGTTACCTTGGCCTTTCTGTGGTTCAATCACACTCACTGTTATAAACCAG AAAGAGTTGCCATCACAGCGGGCGCACGTGTCTGAAATGTTGGAATCGCGAGCCAACTTAATGGCTTTCCAGCGTCCTATAACTGAGCGCAACCAGAAGGGATACGGCTACATAGACTTCTTACCACTCAATTTAATCGAAACTGAAGGATTTATTAAATCAGACACGCTTGTTATAAAAGCTCAGGTCCACGTTTATGAACTTTCTcttcaataa
- the LOC100175802 gene encoding peroxiredoxin-like, giving the protein MFINRLVHGFRRTHTLQSSLNPWISKWNPNSASISTSCRSMVAQVTQPAPPFKGMSVVEGKFKEISLEDYKGKYLVLFFYPLDFTFVCPTEIISFSDKSPEFEKLDTVVVGASVDSHFSHLAWINTPRKQGGLGEMKIPLLSDLTKNISRDYGVLLENAGIALRGLFIIDPSGTIRHASVNDLPVGRSVDEVLRLVQAFQFVDKHGEVCPASWTPGSKTIKPSVDGSKTYFEEAN; this is encoded by the exons ATGTTTATTAATAGATTGGTACACGGGTTTCGACGGACACAT ACATTGCAGTCCAGTCTTAACCCATGGATCTCAAAATGGAATCCAAACTCAGCCAGTATTTCAACATCATGCAGATCCATGGTTGCCCAGGTAACACAGCCTGCTCCACCATTCAAAGGTATGTCAGTGGTAGAAGGAAAATTCAAGGAAATATCACTCGAAGATTACAAGGGGAAATATTTAGTTCTCTTCTTTTATCCTCTTGATTT CACTTTTGTTTGCCCCACTGAAATCATCTCATTCAGCGACAAAAGTCCAGAGTTTGAAAAACTTGACACAGTGGTTGTAGGAGCCTCAGTTGACTCTCACTTCAGCCATCTTGCGTGGATAAATACACCTAGAAAACAAGGGGGACTTGGAGAAATGAAAATACCCCTGCTTTCCGATCTcactaaaaatatatcaagAGATTATGGTGTGTTGCTGGAGAATGCTGGGATCGCATTGAG AGGGTTGTTCATAATTGATCCATCCGGGACCATAAGGCACGCGAGTGTTAATGATTTGCCTGTTGGAAGGTCCGTTGATGAAGTTTTGAGGTTGGTTCAAGCTTTCCAGTTTGTTGACAAACATGGGGAGGTGTGCCCTGCTAGTTGGACACCAGGATCAAAAACT ATCAAACCAAGTGTGGATGGTTCAAAGACATATTTTGAAGAGgcaaattaa
- the LOC100185991 gene encoding peroxisome biogenesis factor 10-like, with amino-acid sequence MALGSPDVVTQIVSVRKDTQYINWLKGLVNESAHNVLGPRLSTVCSEIINHVSEFLFYFLTTGGNLQTLGEEYTGMIQVDHTERHTPSLLRRLALISLYSISPYLLNKVSLQFINYLNKYKKVQIITQDTNPEITKLLKLLVRLHFCLFYMNGIYYSIPKHLLGIKYLSYSHHKSQTGQNFANLGRLSMLETLMSVCLLMFNWYKKKQNLNLIPATSNTTHSKALITTQCSFCLDDCQACTVTICGHQFCWNCIHSWLQTEAKCPFCREKISASGLVVIQNSV; translated from the exons GTCTTGTGAATGAGAGTGCACATAATGTATTGGGTCCTAGATTGTCAACTGTATGCAGTGAAATCATCAATCATGTTTCtgagtttttgttttacttcttAACAACTGGTGGTAACTTACAAACATTAGGGGAAGAATATACAGGCATGATCCAG GTTGATCACACAGAGAGACATACACCCTCTTTACTTAGAAGACTTGCTTTAATTTCTCTGTATTCAATTTCCCcatatcttttaaataaagtatcgCTTCAATTcatcaattatttaaacaaatataaaaaagtacaaattATCACACAAGACACGAATCCTGAAATAACAAAGTTATTGAAACTCCTTGTCAGATTACATTTCTGCTTATTTTACATGAATGGTATTTATTATTCTATCCCGAAACATTTATTGGGTATAAAATATCTTAGCTATTCCCATCATAAGTCACAAACTGGCCAGAATTTTGCAAACCTTGGTAGATTGTCTATGTTGGAAACCTTAATGTCTGTATGCCTGCTTATGTTTAACTGGTATAAGAAGAAACAGAATTTAAATCTAATTCCTGCAACTTCTAATACAACTCATTCTAAAGCATTAATTACCACACAGTGCTCATTTTGTCTTGATGACTGCCAAGCCTGCACAGTGACCATTTGTGGCCATCAGTTTTGTTGGAATTGTATTCATAGCTGGCTACAAACAGAAGCGAAATGCCCTTTCTGTAGAGAGAAAATATCTGCTTCTGGTTTAGTTGTGATTCAGAATAGTGTATAA